Below is a genomic region from Candidatus Omnitrophota bacterium.
TAAATTGCTTTTTAATATTTTATCAAAGAGAAAACTGGGTATTTCTTTAGTTTTTCACGGCCATTGAGTGCAGTAAGCTCAATGAGGAAAGCACATTCCACAATATTCCCATTAAGTTTTTTCATCAATTCCGTGACTGCCTTTACTGTCCCTCCAGTAGCCAAAAGGTCATCAACAATGAGCACACGCTGTCCCTTCTTTACAGCATCCTTATGTGCACACAGAGTATCCTCACCATACTCTAAAGAATAAGAAACCTCCACAGTTTTAGCAGGAAGTTTCCCTCTTTTCCTTATAGGAACAAACCCCGCCCCTAATTTATAAGCCAATACCGAACCAAAGATAAACCCTCTTGCCTCTACCGCTACCACCAATTCTATGTTCTTATTTCTGTAACGCCGATAAAAGATATCGATGACTTTTTTAAAAATAGAGGGTTCTTTTAAAAGCGTAGTTATATCACGAAAAATAATTCCTTTTTTAGGAAAGTTGGCAATATTACGAATATATTTTTTAAGATTATCTCCTCCCATAAACCCTTTTATTTTTATTTTTATTTTTATTTTTAACTATCTTTAATCCTTTTTCTCTACGTCTACATAGTTCTTTTTTCTCTTCTTCTCTAAGTCTTTTTTCTACATAAGAGATTTTCTTTATTTGTTCCGAAGTTAGTAGTTTGTGTAACTTTTTGAGCGCATTCTCTTCAATCTGTCTCACCCTTTCCCTGCTTATAGAGAATTTCTTCGCCACCTCACTTAAAGAATGTGTTACTCCTCCTATAAAACCAAAACGCATGCTCAAAATTTCCCTTTCTCTGTCAGGCATCATACCCAATAGCTCAGTTATTTTCTCGTGATGGAATAAACTTACTAGTTCATCTATGGCATTCTTTGAAGTAAGATCTTCCAGAAGGTCAACAAATTCTGTAGAGCTTTCTTCAGGTAAGACCATGCGATCGAGCGAACTTGAACGAACGGAAAGTTCCGTTATCTCTTTTACTTTCTGCACCGAGATTCCCATCTCTTTAGCAATTTCCTTATCCGTAGGCTTGCGCCCAAATTTGTGAGAAAGTTTCTCATTAATCTTTCGCAACTTACTAATCATCTCGTTCATGTAGACAGGAAGTCTCACTACTCTTGCCTGATTAGCTATCGCTCTTGTTATATACTGTCTTATCCACCAAGCAGCATAGGTAGAAAAACGGTATCCCTTATTGGGATTAAACTTTGCCACCGCACGCATCAACCCAATGTTACCCTCTTCGATCAAATCAGTCAAAGGCAGTCCCAAATAGCTGTATTTCTTTGCCATATTTATCACCAGAGGTAAGTTAGCATGAATAAGCCTATCACGTGCAATTCTATCTCCACGTTTTGCACGTCGGGCAATTTTAAACTCTTCCTCCGCACTCAAGCGTTCTACATTCTTTATATCCCTTAAATAAGCTTTAATCGGCTCCATATCTTACCTTACTACTTATTTCTCGCATCCTCAAGAACCGCCTGTGCTGCAGCCAACTTAGCAATAGGAACCCGAAAAGGAGAACAACTCACATAATCCATGCCTACCCGATGACAGAATTTAACCGATTGTGGCTCACCTCCATGCTCGCCACAAATCCCGACTTTTAAGTTAGGTCTGACTCTTCTGCCACGTTCAATTCCTGTCCTAATAAGTTCACCTATACCCTCTTCATCAATGGTCTGGAAAGGGTCATTGTTGAGTATACCCTTTTCCAGATAATCAGGCAAAAAAGCTCCGATGTCATCACGAGAGAACCCAAACCCCATTTGGGTAAGGTCGTTAGTTCCAAAAGAGAAAAATTCTGCTACTTCAGCAATCCTGTGAGCAAGGAGACTGGCACGGGGAATTTCAATCATCGTTCCTACCAAATAGTCAATCTTTTTGACATTAAATTTGGTAATGACTTCTTTGTAAACTCGTTTCACAATCTCAAATTGATGAACAAATTCTTTCATATCTGAAACTACGGGTATCATAATCTCAGGATAAGTTCTTTTACCTTCTTTTATCAATTCACAAGAGGCTTCAAAAATTGCCCTTATCTGTGTCTCGCTAATCTCGGGATAGGTTATGCCCAAACGCACCCCCCGATGCCCCATCATCGGATTTGACTCTTTTAGACCATCCGCTCTCTTCTCTAATTCTTCAAATGAGATGTTTAAACTTTTGGCTAAATTCTCCAATTGTTCTCTCTGATGAGGAACGAATTCGTGAAGAGGCGGATCAATAAGTCTGATGGTTACCGGAAGTCCTTCCATCGCAAGAAGGGTATTTTTTATATCTTCCTTCATATAAGGAAACAGTTCTTGCAAAGCAGAACGCCGTTCTTCTTCTGTACGGGAAATTATCATCTTTCTTAAAATAAAGAGTGGAATTTCTGAACCTTTTCCATAAAACATATGTTCGGTGCGGAAAAGCCCAATCCCCTCTGCCCCAAAAGAACGAGCGCGCTTAGCATCTTCAGGGGTATCTGCATTGGTACGGATTTTTAATCTCCTCACCTTATCACAGATTTTAAGAAAACTGTTAAGAAGTTCGTTCTCACTAGAGGCGTCAATCATCGCAAGCTTTCCTTCGTAAACGTATCCTTTTGTTCCGTTAAGGGTAATCCAATCACCTTCTTTAATCGTTTTACCATCCACGTTAAATTCTTTCTTTTCATAGTCTATCTCTATCTCTCCGCATCCTACAATACAACATTTTCCCCAACCGCGGGCAACCAGAGCAGCGTGAGAAGTCATTCCTCCGCGAGCAGTGAGAATTGCCTCCGCAGCACGCATTCCCTCTACGTCTTCGGGATTGGTTTCTTCTCTAACAAGAATAACCTTCTTCCCTTCCTTTACCCAATTTACTGCCTCCTGAGCGGAAAAAACCACCTGTCCCATTGCTCCTCCGGGACCAGCAGGAAGTCCTTTAGCCAAAGGCTTGCGTTTTGCTTCTTCTTTGGGGTCAATTATAGGGTGAAGTAATTCATCCAACTGCTGGGGTGTAACCCGATAAACTGCCATTTCTTTAGTAATCAATCTTTCTTTATACATATCGACTGCCATTTTTACCGCCGCTAATCCATTACGCTTACCCACACGACACTGAAGGATAAAAAGCCTTCCTTTTTCGATTGTAAATTCAATATCCTGCATATCCCGATAATGTTTCTCCAACCTTTTCTGAATCTGAAAAAGTTGTTGGTAAAGTTTAGGCATCGCTTCTTCTAGGGTCTTTAAATGACGATTATACTCACTCCGTGAATATTCATTTAGGGGAGCGGGGGTACGTATGCCCGCGACCACATCTTCTCCTTGGGCATTAATGAGATATTCTCCGTAGAATTGGTTCTCACCATTGCCGGGATTACGGGTAAAAGCTACACCCGTAGCAGAAGTATCATCTAAATTTCCAAAAACCATAGTTTGAACATTTACAGCAGTACCCCAATCATCAGGAATATGTTCGATTTTACGATAAGCTACGGCTCGCTTTCCATTCCAAGAAGCAAAAACTGCACCTATTGCCTGCCAGAGTTGAACATTGGGATCATCAGGAAAATCTTTTTTAAGGACTTCCTTTATTTTTGCCTTGAAAAGAGAACATAACTTTTTCAAGTCTTCAGCATCTAAGTCGGTATCGGAGCTAATTCCTTTTGCTTTCTTTAAATCTTGCATAATCCTCTCTAACTGTTTGCGAATACCCAACTCTTCACTTTCGGGTTCAATACCCTGAGCCTTTTCCATTACCACGTCTGAATACATCATAAGAAGTCGGCGATAGGCATCATAAACAAAACGTTCATTTCCTTTACTTTGTTTAATCAATCCGGGAATGGTTTTCTCGGTTAGTCCAACATTGAGCACTGTTTCCATCATACCCGGCATAGAACGTCTTGCTCCCGAACGCACAGAAACAAGTAAAGGATTTTGCGAATCTCCGAATTTCCTACCCATAAGTTTCTCTATATTCCGCATAGCTTTATCGACCTGTTCTTTCAGCCCCTCAGGATATTTCTTTTTATGCTTATAATAATAAGTGCAGACTTCGGTTGTAATAGTAAAACCCGGAGGAACAGGAAGTTTTAAGTCAGGATGCCCTGCCATCTCCGCGAGATTTGCTCCCTTACCTCCTAAGAGTTCTTTCATCTTCTCATTTCCATCAGCTTTACCTCCTCCAAAAAAGTAAACATATTTCTTACTCATCGTTAGAAAACCCCTCCTTTCTAAAAATTACGTTAACTCTGGTGTGTTCGTTTTGTTCGTTAGGTTCGTTGTGTTTGTTAGTTTCGTCAATTCCGGTAAACAAAAATGCACATCACATAAAGAACTGAACAAAACAGCTTTAGCCAATATTAAATTTAGAATCTAGATACTCTTTTAACTTGTCTATGGAAATACGGTCCTGAAGCATTGTATCTCTATCTCTTATCGTAACCTGTTTATCAACGAGAGATTGAACATCTACAGTTACACAATAAACAGTGCCTATCTCATCCTGACGGCGGTAAAGCCGACCAATGCTGGCTGTATCATCATAGGTAACCACAAAATACGCACGTAAATCTTCATATATTTTTCTTGCCATTTCTACTATTTCCGACCGATTGCTTAGTAAAGGCAAAACTGCGACCTTAATGGGAGCTAGTTTTTTATCTAATCCTAAAACAACCCTTTTCTCTCCTTTCACTTTCTCTTCCCGATAAGCATCGATAAGAAAAGCAAGTAGCGAACGGTCAACCCCTCCCGATGGTTCAATGATGTAGGGAAAAAAAATATCTCGCTTTTGCTCATCAAAATAAGAAAGTTCTATACCGCTAAATTTACTGTGTTGGCGCAGGTCAAAATCGGTGCGGTTAGCAATCCCTTCTAACTCCATCCAACCAAAGGGAAAATGATATTCTATATCGGTACAGGCTTTAGCATAATGTGCAAGTTCATCTTCGGCATGTTCCCGTAAACGTAGATTATCTCTGTTTATTCCCAGTCTTATATACCAGTTAAAACGTTCCTGAATCCAGAAATCGTAATATTCTTTATCTTCTTCGGGACGGACAAAATATTCCAATTCCATCTGTTCAAATTCGCGAGAACGGAAAGTGAAGTTTCCTGTCGTAATTTCATTACGAAATGCTTTGCCTATCTGAGCGATGCCAAAAGGAAGTTTAGGGTGTTTGGCGGCAAGAATATTGGCAAAATTTACAAAGATTCCCTGAGCAGTTTCAGGCCTCAGAAAGACTTTTAAAGCAGTTTCTTCTATCGGGCCGAGATGCGTCTTTAACATCAAATTTGCGTAAGTAACCTCTCCCGACAAAGGTTTTCCGCAGGAAGGACAAAGACCATTTACAATCTCAGGATTGTCCTGACGATAATATTTATCACAATGGGAACAACTGAGAAAAGGGTCTGCAAAATTCTGGGCATGGCCGGAAGCTTCCCATATCCGCGGATGCATTAAAATCGCAGAATCAAGCCCAAAAACATCATCTCTTTCATAAACCATCGCTCTCCACCAAGCGTCTTTAATATTCTTTTTCAACTCGACCCCCAACGGTCCATAATCCCAAGAACTCGCCAACCCGCCATAAAGTTCGCTGTTCTGAAAAATAAATCCTCGACGCTTAGAGAGAGAAACAATCTTTTCTATCGTTACTTCCGACATAGGTTTAAAATTTTAACATAAAATCTATAAATAAGCAAGCGCTTTACGCCTTCGGGGCTAATTCGTAAGCACGCGGAACCCTCTCCAGATGGTAAACTAGAAATTTTTCTAAAACTAACCGCAATTCTTCCCGAATTAACCTGCCCATTCTGAGGCGAGAAAAGAGATTTTCTTCAGAACCGCTCAGTATGTGTTTCAAAGTAGAAATCGTTCCCGGTTGAATAAAAGAGGAATTACCGTCTTCTAAGGCACAATGTTTACAAAGAAGCCCCCCATTTCTATGGCTAAAATAAGCAGACTTTATAATGGGTTTTTTACATCTAATACAATTATCAATACGCGGTGAAAATCCCGTCAATTGAAGAAGTTTTATCTCAAATATTCTCACTATGCGTTCCAGGTCTTCTGCATCTCCGATAAGTGTGAAAATTTTTAAAAGCATTTCAAAAATACGCTCATTTTTCTCCTCTAAGGGCATAAACAAATCTATCAGTTCTACCAGATAGCTAGCAAATATATGTCTATTTAAGATTGAAAATTTTTCACCAAAATCTTTAAGTAGTTCTGCATCAGTAATAAGATTAAGTCCACGGCGAGGATAGAAAACTACGGTGTTATAACTGAAGAGAGGAAAACTAGTCCTCCATTTAGGTGGGGAAACACGTACTCCTTTTGCTAAGCCATTTATTTTCCCAAAATCTTTAGTAAAGAGTGTAAGGATAAAACTTGTTTCGCGAAATTCACATCTTTTTAAAACCAAGGCTTCGGCTTTCCGTATCATCGTGATACTATACCAAAAGATATCACTAGTTTTATCCCCTCTTCTACGGATATGTCTAAGGGAATTGTTTTATTTATAGGGACAAAGAGCAAAAAACCGCTCGTGGGGTTGGGGGTTGTCGGAATAAAAACACTTACCACCTCTTCTTTTGTGCTCTTTTGAATTTCTCCCTTTGTCTCCGAAGTTATAAAACCTAATGCATAAGAACCATCTTTGGGAAATTCTACCAGCACTACCTTGCGAAACGCCCCCTTTTTACTCAACAATAAAGCATCCGAAATTTCCTTCGTACCGCTGTAAATTTTACCAATTAAAGGAAGACGTGAAAGAAAGTGTTCTAAAGAAAATAGAAAACGCCGTCCAAAGATATTTTTTGTGGCAATACCTAGTAAAGAAATAATGAGAATTACAAGAATGAAAATAAAAATTTTAAAAAGAGGAACTAAATAAGTATAAGGAAAGAATTTAAAAAGGTATTTTATCCCTGGTTCAAGAATGATTTGGTCTAGCTTAAAGTATAAAAAGCGTATAAATAAAAAGCTGATAACTAAAGGAAACAGAATAATAAGACCACTGATAAAATTATTTCTTAATTTACGTATTAAAGTTTCCATTTTAAGTCATTAATTGATAAATCAAAATGGTAATTACAATTCCCAAAATTGCCCCTATAACTGTTTCGTAAATATTGTGAATACCTGTTTTTATTCTACTCCGCGCAATAAGGACTGCCAGAAGAAAAACCAGAAAATTCACTATATTGTTCTTTTGCAAAAGAAAAGTAATCGTCCAGACCGAGAAAGCAAAAGCACTGTGCCCGGAGGGTATCCCTCCTCGCAAAGGACTTCCACGCCGAAAATAGTATTTTATAGTTACAACCAAAAAGAACAGCAGAATTAAGATAATAAGACTAATATGCCATTCTGATTGTTTTATCCTTACCAGAACAGAATCTAAGGGTAAATGGACGCGGTTAAAGAAAAGAAGATAACCTACTCCTACCGCCAAAATTGAAGCTAATAAAACTGAACCAGCAGATATGTCCTTAATCGTCTTTATTAAGTTGTCGGAATCTTTTTTATATATGTCCAGTAATGATTCTACAATTGTATTTAACATCTCAGCAAAAAGCACAAAAGTTACAATAGTTACAAGCAAGGCCAACTCCAAACGAGTAAAATCTAAGTATAATGCAGAAACAACGACTAAACCCGCAACTATAAAATGTATGCGCATATTGCGTTGAAACCGCAAGGTATGTAAAAACCCTTCTATAGCCCGATTAAAACTTTCGATTAAATTACTATTTCTCATTAGGTATAATACGGGAGAGAAGAACGTTTTGTAGTTCTTCCATTGTTTTACGCTGTTTTAACGTATGGTCATTATATCCTAAAAGATGCAATATGCCGTGAATTAAATATAGGTAAAATTCTCTCTCTGTTCTTTGCCCATATCTTTTAGCAAAACGCTTAGCAGCGTCTACAGAAATAATCACTTCTCCAAAAATATTTTTCCGTTTATGCCCCTGGTTATCAAAAGCTTCACCAAAAGCAAGCACATCGGTATAATTGTTCTTTTTTAAAAAACGGCGATTGAGGCGTCTTATAAAAACATCACTTACTAAAACTACATCCAAAACCCCGTCTTTTATTTTTAACAAATCTAAAACTTTAAGCGTTTTTTCCTCTACTTCTGAAACCGAAAACGGAAGTCTTTTATTTATTGTTTTTACTACCTTTATTTCCATTTTGAACTACTTCGGGATATTTTATTCTTGTATGAAATATTCCTAATAATACTTTGATAAAACATTCGCTGATCTTATTTAGGTCGCGCAACGTGAGATTGCATTCATTAAGTTGACCTTCGACAAATTTATCATTCAAGATTTTTTTTACCAGATTACGAATACTGGCAGGATTTGGTTCGTCGAGAGCACGAGACGCTGCTTCTACTGAGTCAGCAAGAAGAACTATCGCTGTCTCATTAGTCTGAGGAAGTGGTCCGGGGTAACGAAAACGTGTTTCATCAATCTCTTTTTCTTCTTCTCCTCTCAAAATTGCCCGCTGATAAAAATAGTAAACCTTGCTCGTTCCATGATGCTGGGCAATAAAGTCAACAACTCTGTGATTTAATTTATGCCTTCTTGCCTTCTCCAAGCCATCCTTAACATGGTTAATAATAACCATGCTGCTTAATTCCGGCGTGAGTTTCGTATGTTTATTAGAATACGGATGAGGTTGATTCTCATTAAAATATTCTGCTTTTTCTATTTTCCCTATATCGTGATAATATGCTCCCACGCGGGCAAGAAGCGAATTGGCACCTATAGCTTCACAGGCTGTTTCGGCAAGATTACCAACAATAAGACTGTGATGGTAGGTTCCCGGAGCCTTGAGAATCAAGTCTTTTAAAATAGGATGGTTTGTATCTGATAATTCCAGAAGAGTAATATTAGAAATGAGACGGAAGAAGAATTCAAAAAGGGGAAGACTTCCTAAAACAATAAATGCCGAAATAA
It encodes:
- the recO gene encoding DNA repair protein RecO, with amino-acid sequence MIRKAEALVLKRCEFRETSFILTLFTKDFGKINGLAKGVRVSPPKWRTSFPLFSYNTVVFYPRRGLNLITDAELLKDFGEKFSILNRHIFASYLVELIDLFMPLEEKNERIFEMLLKIFTLIGDAEDLERIVRIFEIKLLQLTGFSPRIDNCIRCKKPIIKSAYFSHRNGGLLCKHCALEDGNSSFIQPGTISTLKHILSGSEENLFSRLRMGRLIREELRLVLEKFLVYHLERVPRAYELAPKA
- a CDS encoding diacylglycerol kinase; the protein is MRNSNLIESFNRAIEGFLHTLRFQRNMRIHFIVAGLVVVSALYLDFTRLELALLVTIVTFVLFAEMLNTIVESLLDIYKKDSDNLIKTIKDISAGSVLLASILAVGVGYLLFFNRVHLPLDSVLVRIKQSEWHISLIILILLFFLVVTIKYYFRRGSPLRGGIPSGHSAFAFSVWTITFLLQKNNIVNFLVFLLAVLIARSRIKTGIHNIYETVIGAILGIVITILIYQLMT
- a CDS encoding glycine--tRNA ligase, yielding MSEVTIEKIVSLSKRRGFIFQNSELYGGLASSWDYGPLGVELKKNIKDAWWRAMVYERDDVFGLDSAILMHPRIWEASGHAQNFADPFLSCSHCDKYYRQDNPEIVNGLCPSCGKPLSGEVTYANLMLKTHLGPIEETALKVFLRPETAQGIFVNFANILAAKHPKLPFGIAQIGKAFRNEITTGNFTFRSREFEQMELEYFVRPEEDKEYYDFWIQERFNWYIRLGINRDNLRLREHAEDELAHYAKACTDIEYHFPFGWMELEGIANRTDFDLRQHSKFSGIELSYFDEQKRDIFFPYIIEPSGGVDRSLLAFLIDAYREEKVKGEKRVVLGLDKKLAPIKVAVLPLLSNRSEIVEMARKIYEDLRAYFVVTYDDTASIGRLYRRQDEIGTVYCVTVDVQSLVDKQVTIRDRDTMLQDRISIDKLKEYLDSKFNIG
- a CDS encoding DUF502 domain-containing protein, translating into METLIRKLRNNFISGLIILFPLVISFLFIRFLYFKLDQIILEPGIKYLFKFFPYTYLVPLFKIFIFILVILIISLLGIATKNIFGRRFLFSLEHFLSRLPLIGKIYSGTKEISDALLLSKKGAFRKVVLVEFPKDGSYALGFITSETKGEIQKSTKEEVVSVFIPTTPNPTSGFLLFVPINKTIPLDISVEEGIKLVISFGIVSR
- a CDS encoding RNA polymerase sigma factor RpoD/SigA; protein product: MEPIKAYLRDIKNVERLSAEEEFKIARRAKRGDRIARDRLIHANLPLVINMAKKYSYLGLPLTDLIEEGNIGLMRAVAKFNPNKGYRFSTYAAWWIRQYITRAIANQARVVRLPVYMNEMISKLRKINEKLSHKFGRKPTDKEIAKEMGISVQKVKEITELSVRSSSLDRMVLPEESSTEFVDLLEDLTSKNAIDELVSLFHHEKITELLGMMPDREREILSMRFGFIGGVTHSLSEVAKKFSISRERVRQIEENALKKLHKLLTSEQIKKISYVEKRLREEEKKELCRRREKGLKIVKNKNKNKNKRVYGRR
- the ppdK gene encoding pyruvate, phosphate dikinase produces the protein MSKKYVYFFGGGKADGNEKMKELLGGKGANLAEMAGHPDLKLPVPPGFTITTEVCTYYYKHKKKYPEGLKEQVDKAMRNIEKLMGRKFGDSQNPLLVSVRSGARRSMPGMMETVLNVGLTEKTIPGLIKQSKGNERFVYDAYRRLLMMYSDVVMEKAQGIEPESEELGIRKQLERIMQDLKKAKGISSDTDLDAEDLKKLCSLFKAKIKEVLKKDFPDDPNVQLWQAIGAVFASWNGKRAVAYRKIEHIPDDWGTAVNVQTMVFGNLDDTSATGVAFTRNPGNGENQFYGEYLINAQGEDVVAGIRTPAPLNEYSRSEYNRHLKTLEEAMPKLYQQLFQIQKRLEKHYRDMQDIEFTIEKGRLFILQCRVGKRNGLAAVKMAVDMYKERLITKEMAVYRVTPQQLDELLHPIIDPKEEAKRKPLAKGLPAGPGGAMGQVVFSAQEAVNWVKEGKKVILVREETNPEDVEGMRAAEAILTARGGMTSHAALVARGWGKCCIVGCGEIEIDYEKKEFNVDGKTIKEGDWITLNGTKGYVYEGKLAMIDASSENELLNSFLKICDKVRRLKIRTNADTPEDAKRARSFGAEGIGLFRTEHMFYGKGSEIPLFILRKMIISRTEEERRSALQELFPYMKEDIKNTLLAMEGLPVTIRLIDPPLHEFVPHQREQLENLAKSLNISFEELEKRADGLKESNPMMGHRGVRLGITYPEISETQIRAIFEASCELIKEGKRTYPEIMIPVVSDMKEFVHQFEIVKRVYKEVITKFNVKKIDYLVGTMIEIPRASLLAHRIAEVAEFFSFGTNDLTQMGFGFSRDDIGAFLPDYLEKGILNNDPFQTIDEEGIGELIRTGIERGRRVRPNLKVGICGEHGGEPQSVKFCHRVGMDYVSCSPFRVPIAKLAAAQAVLEDARNK
- the ybeY gene encoding rRNA maturation RNase YbeY, producing MEIKVVKTINKRLPFSVSEVEEKTLKVLDLLKIKDGVLDVVLVSDVFIRRLNRRFLKKNNYTDVLAFGEAFDNQGHKRKNIFGEVIISVDAAKRFAKRYGQRTEREFYLYLIHGILHLLGYNDHTLKQRKTMEELQNVLLSRIIPNEK
- the apt gene encoding adenine phosphoribosyltransferase, producing MGGDNLKKYIRNIANFPKKGIIFRDITTLLKEPSIFKKVIDIFYRRYRNKNIELVVAVEARGFIFGSVLAYKLGAGFVPIRKRGKLPAKTVEVSYSLEYGEDTLCAHKDAVKKGQRVLIVDDLLATGGTVKAVTELMKKLNGNIVECAFLIELTALNGREKLKKYPVFSLIKY